Proteins found in one Carassius auratus strain Wakin chromosome 42, ASM336829v1, whole genome shotgun sequence genomic segment:
- the LOC113060356 gene encoding left-right determination factor 2-like, producing MALLIQLLIGITAISFTEGFDHEDMKQAMLQKLGLTELPRIQKRDLENLFIPAHIKNKYLSMLKLHHKRRRRSLPSLAGILRGIHGNADITGEIKYSDTTRQRLVFDMEARLQENTEVTMAELKLFQTAVQNPSKPERRHHRPINNARVSIYWVEVLANGSNRTSLIDSRLVPIHESGWRSFDVTQAVHYWSKAQKKAPLHLEVWTEGERPGSYAAEMAKRVRFATQDPKENTLEKDLGAPELVFYTLNLDEYGSQGNCNSSPNSSKCCREEHFINFRELTWTQYWIIEPAGYQAFRCVGGCKQPKHSYYGYGQRTCAVMESAPLPMMYLVKKGDYTEIEVAEFPNMIVEKCGCSMDKIPPV from the exons ATGGCTCTGCTCATCCAGCTGCTTATTGGCATCACAGCGATCTCATTCACTGAGGGATTCGACCATGAGGATATGAAGCAGGCCATGCTCCAAAAACTTGGACTAACCGAACTCCCCAGGATTCAGAAGAGAGAtttggaaaatctatttataCCAGCTCAcatcaagaacaaatatctgtccaTGCTGAAACTCCATCACAAGCGCAGGAGGAGATCGCTGCCAAGCCTGGCCGGAATTCTTAGAGGGATTCATGGGAATGCAG ATATAACAGGTGAAATTAAGTACTCTGACACAACCCGTCAGCGTCTTGTATTCGACATGGAGGCCAGACTCCAAGAAAACACAGAAGTCACAATGGCCGAACTGAaacttttccaaacagctgtgcAGAATCCATCTAAACCTGAGCGAAGGCACCACAGACCCATTAACAACGCCAGAGTGAGCATCTACTGGGTGGAGGTGCTGGCAAACGGCTCCAACAGAACATCACTCATAGACTCAAG ACTGGTTCCTATCCATGAGTCTGGCTGGAGGAGCTTTGACGTGACGCAGGCCGTTCATTACTGGTCTAAAGCCCAGAAGAAAGCACCTCTGCATCTGGAGGTGTGGACTGAAGGAGAGAGACCTGGTAGCTATGCGGCTGAGATGGCCAAAAGAGTGCGCTTTGCCACACAGGACCCGAAAGAGAACACCCTGGAAAAGGATTTGGGAGCACCTGAACTTGTGTTTTACACCCTAAACCTGGATGAATATGG ATCTCAGGGGAACTGTAACTCTAGCCCAAACAGCAGCAAGTGTTGCAGAGAAGAGCATTTCATTAATTTCCGTGAGCTGACCTGGACTCAGTACTGGATCATCGAGCCGGCCGGGTACCAGGCCTTCAGATGTGTTGGAGGATGCAAGCAGCCCAAACACAGTTACTATGGATACGGGCAGAGGACCTGTGCGGTGATGGAGAGCGCACCGCTGCCCATGATGTACCTGGTGAAAAAGGGGGATTACACTGAAATCGAGGTGGCAGAGTTCCCGAATATGATTGTTGAGAAGTGTGGCTGCTCCATGGACAAAATCCCTCCAGTCTGA